The following DNA comes from Acidobacteriota bacterium.
AGACGGTGATCCTCTATCCGATCTGCATCATGGCCATCTGGCTTCCCTGCGTCTTTCTGGGGGTGGCGGCCAACGGAGCCGAAGACTTTCCCCGAATCCAGGACAAGCAGGCCGCCCGTCAAACGCTGGCGACATCAGGAACCGAGCTGACTCCCGAACGGGAAAGCGACCTTCGCCGCCGGATGGCGGCCGATGACGTCATCCCCCTGCTGCTGGACCGCTACGCGCCCCTGTGGCTGGCCGGCATCCTGGGAGCGGGCATCATGGCGGCCGTGATGGCCAGCGACTCCCAGATCCTGGCACTCTCGACCATGTTCACCGAGGATATCTTCGCCTTCTATGGGGGCAAACAGCGGTTCGGGGACCGGGCCCAGGTTCAAACCGGCCGTCTGTTCGTGGCGCTGATCACTTCGGCAGCCTTCGTCATCGCCCTGAAGACTCCGGCCACCATATTCCTGGTGGCCGTACAGTACTCCTTTACCGGCTACGCCGCTCTCCTTCCCCTGTTGGTGGCGGCTCTGTTCTGGAAGCGCAGCACTCGCTGGGGAGCCCTGGCCACCACCCTGTGGGCGGGCGCCTCCGTCGGCGCCATTGCCCTGCTGCAGGCGATGATTCCGCCTCCCTCCGGACCGCCGACCGCGATCCTCTCCTGGGGACAGCTCGACCTGATCGTGAGGACGGCCGGCGGGACCACCATTCTGGGCTTCCTGCCCGTCGTCCCCATCGTCCTGGTCTCGGCGCTGCTGATGATCGTGGTCTCCTGGATGACGGCTCGACCCGGCGCCGCTACAATCGAGCGATACTTCCCGTCCAAAGCCGACAGTTGACAGTCTCAATGCCTGCGCTGCGTCGCCGGTCGCGCATACTGCTGTCGCCGCGTTCGCGGCTTAACTCCCATACGCGACGTCTTCCGATGGCTTTCCCCGGGCTCTTGCCCGGGGCATCATTTTAAATAGAAAAGCGCGTTTCCCCTTGCAGCTTTGTGGGTTAGGTGAGAGCTGCGAGGCTGCGGTTGACGTAGATTACCCGGCACGACGCCACCTACGAGCCATCCTTATAGAGCTGCGTAGCTGCGGCCCAGGGTCGCCTGCGGGGTGAGCAGGAGGAGCCCGGGAGGCGTCGAGCTTGGCAGCGACGGCGGAGTCCTCTGGGCAACGGAGGTGTCAACCCGGGGTCGTATCGGTTCTGCGTCAACCCAGCCGCGAATGCGGCGAACAGGAAGCACCCGTCCCGGTAAGCACTACCTCTCCAGAACGTCGTTCGTCTGATTTCAAACCAGGTTGCGCACACGGAAAGGGGATCTTGTCGGCCTATTCCGTTTAGCGGTGGGGCCAAAGCCTACCAGGCCGTCAGCGCCTCTTCGAAGATACGGGTCAGGTCCTCTGCGGAGGCGGGTCGGGGGGAGAGCTTGGTGACGCGGTGTTGGGGGAGAGTGCCTTCCACCAGGCTGGGGATGTCCCGGGAGGTGTAGCCGAGGCCGCTCAAGCCGTTGGGCAGCTTCAGCCGCTGCATGAAAGCGACAATGCGATCGGACAGGATCTTGCCGGCGTCATCCAAAGCCTTGCCGTTGGTGTCGGCGCCCAGAATGGCGGCGGCATTCAGGTGCCTTTCGGGGCAGGCCGGCGCGGTGAAACGAAATACGGCCGGAGCGTTGAGAATCACCGAGATCCCATGAGGCACCATGGGGTGGTCCACCGAATACCCGGGGGCGCGATAGTCCCGGACCAGCCCCGATACCGGATAGGACATGCCGTGGGGCAGGTGGACGCCGGCATTGCCGAATCCCACGCCCGCGTAGGAAGCGGCCAGCAGCATCTGGGCCCGCGCTTCGCCGTCGCCGGGGTCTTCCGCCGCCCGCGGCAGGTATTCGGACACGATCCTCAGGGCTTCCAGCGACCAGACGTCGCTGATGGGATTGGATCCCTGGTAGGCCGGCCTCAAGACCGGGCGGTCGGGATAGGGCCGCTGGGCATATGGAATGGCGGTGTAGGATTCCAGGGCGTGGCTGAGCACGTCCAGACCGGTCGAGGCCCCCACTTCGGAGGGCATGCTGCGGGTGTTTTCCGGGTCCAGCAGGCCCAGGGTCGGCTTGAGCCTGCGGTGGGCGATGCCGGTCTTGGCCCGCATGCCGCTCAAGTCGAAGATGGCCACCCCGGTGGTCTCGCTGCCGGTGCCGGCGGTGGTGGGAATGGCCACCAGGGGCTTGAGGCTCCCCGGCACCGGAAGCCCCTTGCCGATGGGTGCGTTCACGTAGTCGAGGAAGTCCGCCGGGAAGGTGGAGTAGAGATTGGCCGCCTTGGCCGTGTCAATGGTCGATCCTCCGCCGATGGCAACGAAACCGTCGTAGCGATCGCCCCGGGCCGCGGCGATGGCCTCCTGGATGGATCGATCGGTGGGTTCCACCCGGACCCGGTCGAACACTGAAAAGGCGATGCCCTCGTCCTCCATCGCCTGCAGCGCCACCGTAACCGGCGGCAGATCCCTCAGACCCGGGTCGATGACCACCAGCACCCGGCCAAGCTTCATGTCCCTCAGATCCATCCCCACTTCCCGGGTCACCCCGGGACCGAAGCGGATGTTGGAGGTGGCCATCTGAAAACCGATCTCACGGCCCATGTCTGTCTCCACCATTGAAGGACTGAAGCCGGACTGCACTACCGCTGAATCACGCCGCCCCTTTTCCTTAACCAAAACAGAAAAGCTGGCCATCCAGAGATCCGATGACGATCCTTCCACCGGCCACCGCCGGTGAAGCCGACAGGGGTGCCCCGGCGTTGAACTCCCAGACCTTCTTGCCGTCTTTGAGGT
Coding sequences within:
- a CDS encoding iron-containing alcohol dehydrogenase, yielding MGREIGFQMATSNIRFGPGVTREVGMDLRDMKLGRVLVVIDPGLRDLPPVTVALQAMEDEGIAFSVFDRVRVEPTDRSIQEAIAAARGDRYDGFVAIGGGSTIDTAKAANLYSTFPADFLDYVNAPIGKGLPVPGSLKPLVAIPTTAGTGSETTGVAIFDLSGMRAKTGIAHRRLKPTLGLLDPENTRSMPSEVGASTGLDVLSHALESYTAIPYAQRPYPDRPVLRPAYQGSNPISDVWSLEALRIVSEYLPRAAEDPGDGEARAQMLLAASYAGVGFGNAGVHLPHGMSYPVSGLVRDYRAPGYSVDHPMVPHGISVILNAPAVFRFTAPACPERHLNAAAILGADTNGKALDDAGKILSDRIVAFMQRLKLPNGLSGLGYTSRDIPSLVEGTLPQHRVTKLSPRPASAEDLTRIFEEALTAW